The Candidatus Sulfotelmatobacter sp. DNA segment GAGCAAGTCGGGCGAGGCGATGATGTCGGAGTCGGTGAACAGCACGATCGCGCCGCGCGCCGCCGCGATGCCGGCGTTGCGCGCGCCCGCGCGCCCGCTGTACGGGCCGGGCAGGTGACGCACGAACGGGTGGTCGCGCGCGACCTCGGCGAGGTACGCGGCGGTGCCGTCGTCGGAGTTCGAGTCGGCGACGATGACCTCGTAGTCGCGCGGGCGATCCTGCGCGATCAGCGCGGGGATCATCAAGCGCAGCGTATCGATGCGGTTGTACGTCGGAACGACGACGGAGAGGCGCGGCAGTTCGGTCATAGCAGAGAGGCGACGGCGGCGACGATCTCGGCGCGCGAAGCGCGCAACGAGGCGTCGGACTCGTCCGGCGGTTTCCGCAGCACGGCGTTCGGCACGCGGTACGGCGACCATTCCTGGGAGGCCAGCCGAAACCAGGCGTGCTCGAACAGGACCACGGTCGGCACGTGGACGGCGCTTGCGACATGCGTCGCACCGGTGTCGATGGTGACCACGCAGGCGGCGCGTTCGAAGGCCGCCGTCCAGACGTGGAACGGCAGCTCGCCGCGCACCGCGTCGGCGACCCCGGCCGCGGCCACCTGTGCGCCCAGCTCGCGCGCGTCCTCCCCGTAGGTCGCGACCAGCGGCCGGCCCAGCACGCGCAGCTCGCGGAACAGCTGCAGGCAGCTGGCCGTCGTCGAGCCGCGCTCGGTCCAGCGGCGCCCCAGTTGGACGATGATCGGCGCCGGCGGCAGGTCGGCGACCGCCGCGCGGTCGGCGTCGGTGACCGGCAGCACCAGCTCGCGCGAGAGCGTCGTCGCACCGGCCGCCACGACCACCGCCAGCACCTGATCGACCTCGTGCGCGACGACGCGGCTGGGGTCGCGTTCGGCGCGCACCGGGTCGGCCTGCGAGAGCACGACCTCGCTCAACCGCAAGCGCAGCGACGCGCGCGCGGCCCAGCGCGAGGCGTAGGTGTAGCCGACGCGGCGGCGCGCGCGAGTCGCCGCGATCAGCCGATGATCGACGTCGCGCGGCGCCAACGCGACCGCCAAGTCGACGTCGTGGAAGCGCGCGCCGAACACCTCCGGCCGCACCTCGGCGGGGTAGTCGACGACCGCGTCCACGTCGGGCGAGCGCTCGACGACGACCGCGTTGTAGCGGCTGGCGACCAGCGTGACGTGCGCGTCGGGGAACGAGCGGCGCACCGACGCGATCGCAGGCGTCGAGAGGATCAGATCGCCGACGCGATCGGTCCGCGAGAGCACGATGCGCATGCGGTCTACGCGCGCTTCGCGCGGGCCAGCTCGTCGTAGTAGGCCGCGCTGGCCAGGAGGCGCGCGGCCGCGAGGCGCACCGTCGAGAGCCGCTCGTCCTCGTCCGGCGTGCCGACCATCCGTTCCAACCGCCCGACCAGCGGGCTGCGCCGCAACGCGTCGCCGAGCAGCCGCTGCGGCGTGGTGTCGCCGATCGCCAGCGCGACCCGCCAGCTCGGATGGAGCTGCTCGAGCCGCACCGCCGTGCGCGCCTGCGCGCGGACTTGGCGCAGCATCCCCGCCACGTTCGTTCCCTTGGGCCGCGGCTTGTAGTGGAACGCGACCGCGCGCCGGTTGAAGACGGCCTTGGTCCCGATCGCGCGCAAGCGCAGGCCGAGCTCGATGTCCTCCCAGCCGTACTCGCTGAACGACTCGTCGAAGCGGCCGCCCACCGCGTCGAGCCGCGCGCGGCGCACCGACACGTTCGAGGTCCAGAACCAGTTGGCGCTGTAGTTGCGCAGCGACCAGACCGGCGGCGGGAGCGCGTCGAACGACTCGGTGTTGATCACCGCGCCGCGCACGACGACGTCGCCGTGCTTGGCGTCGCTGCGCAGGTGCTCGGCGGCGAAGACGGGCGTCGGCAGCACGTCGTCGTCGATGAACGCGATGCGTTCTCCGCGCGCCGCCGCGATGCCGGTGTTGCGCGCGTTCGCCAGGCCGCCGTTGGGTTGGCGGATCGCGGTGAAGGCGCACGTCGCGAGCGCCTTGGCGCGCTCGATGACCGCCGGCGTGTCGTCGTGCGAACCGTCGTCGACCAGCACGACCTCGTACTGGTCGGGCGCCAGCGTCTGATCGAAGCACGCCTCGAGCACCCGCCCCAGCAAATGCGCGCGATTATACGTACACAGTTGAATAGTGAGTGCGCAATCATTCTGCGCTCGGTCTGTCAACATAGTGGTGTCAGTGGTCGGCGGGGATCAGCAGGCCGTCCAGGGCGCGCAGGATGCCGCGCGTGTCGAGCTCGCGCACGCAGGCGAAGTCGGGGCAGGTCTCCTTGCGATGGCCGGACGGGCACGGATAGGTGGCGCGCACGACGGCGACCCGCGCGCCGAGCGGTGCCCAGCGGTCGGGCTCGTCGGATTGCAGCGCGAAGATCCCGACCGTGGGCGCGCCGACGGCGGCCGCGACGTGCATCGGCCCGGAGTCCATCGCCAGCACCGCGCGCGCGCGCTCGGCCAGCGCGCCGAACGTGCCGATGGTGGTCGCGCCCGCGACCGGGGTGACGCCGCGGCCCGAGCGATCGGCGATCGCTTCGGCGATCGGCGCGTCCTGGGCGGTGCCGGTCACCAGCACCCGGACGTCGTCGCGCGCGCGCAGCGCCTGCGTCAGCTCCACGAACCCGTCGACCGGCCAGCGCGCGCGCTGCGCCGAGAGCCCGCGGGTCGGGTGCAGGATGACGAACGGTCCCTCGACGTCGTGCACGCGCAATAGCGCGTTCGCGACCTCGCGGTCCTGCGCGGTCGGCACGAACGCGGGGCGCGCGTCGGCGGCGTCGCAACCGAGCGCGCGCGCGTAGTCGAGCAAGATCTGGGTCCAGTGGCTCGTGCGGTCGCCCAGCTCGCTGCGCACCACGACCCGTTGGGTGAAGAGGCCGGAGTAGAGGCGCCGGGCCTGGCCGACTCGCTGCGCGATCCGCGCGCGCCACGGCAGCAGCGCCGTGCCGAGCGTGGCCCAGGTGACGACCGCCGCGTCGTAACCGGCGGCCAGCTTCGCTCCCCACGGCACGACCGCGTCGAGCTCGGGGATGCGGCGGGCGAGATCGGCGTGCGCGGGCAGAACGACGGCGTCGACCGCCGGCCAACGGGCGCGCAGGGCGCGCGCCACGACCCCGGCGAGCAGCGTGTCGCCGAGCCCTCCGCCGGCGGCCACCAGCAACGCCCGATCAGAACCCATCCTGCACGGCTTCGACCAGCGCGGCTCCCGTACCGCCGGCGACCACCGAGGCGCGCAGCATGCGCGACGAAGACGCCCACGGCCACCAGCGCCGGACTTGGTCGCCGAAACGAGCGTCCGGGAACACGTCGACGACCGGCGTCCCCAGCATCCCGGCGACGTGGGCGGCGCCGGTGTCGACGGTCACCACCGCCCGGGCGCCGTCGAGCGCGGCCACCCAGTCGGCCAGCCGGGCGAACGTCGCGACGGGGACGCCGAGCGCCCGTTCGGCCGAGGCAGCGTCGCCCGGAGCGGCGACGACCAGCAGTCCCGCCGGCTGGAGGCGCATGACCGCCGAGCGCAGCGCCTCGTCGGGGACGCCGATCGCGGCCCACTTCGGCCCCGCCTGCAGCAGCACCGGGCCGCGCTCGCGCGGCGGCGCGGTCGCGACGAACAGCGAGCGCAGCCGGGCGGCGTCGGTGGTCGGCCGTTCGGGTTCGACCAGGCCGCGGCCGAGCCGGTAGAGCACCTCGACCTCGTGCGCCGCCTCGCCGCCGATGCGCTGCGAGCGCGCGACCCGCGCGGTCGTGCGCGCGCGCACCCAGAGCGTCTTGAACGGCCGCGCCCAGCCGGTGGTGAAGCCGATTCGGCGCGGGATCGGCGCCGCCAGCGCGAACGCTTCGGGCTCCTCGCTGGCGATCAGCGCGACGTCGTAGCGCATCGCCGCGATCTCGTCCTTCGCGCGCGCGGTGCTGGCCGGCGTCGAACCGTGCGCGGGCCACGGAATTCGCTCGAGCACGTGCTCGGCGATCAGCACGCCCGGCGCGTAGAGCCCCGCGTTGCGCGTCGTGAGCGCCATCCCGACGGCGTGACCCGCTGCGCGCAGGCCGGCCACCAGTGGCGCGCAGACCGCGGCGTCGCCGATCCCGTCGAGCCGAACGACCAGGACGCGCACCGCGCTCAGTCGCGCAGGTGCGTGCGCAGCTCGTTCGTGTAGACGTTGTCGAGCAGCGCTTCGCGCGCCAACGTCTGCACGACGCGCGGCGCGTGCGGCGTGCTGGCCAGCCCGGCCAGCAGCGGCTGCGCGAACGGCGGCGCGAACACGCGCGCGCGCAGCAAGTTCAGCGCGTACGCGCCGGTGGCGAGCTTGACCCGCCCGGTCGGGTGCTTGCGCACGAAGCGCGCCGCCATGCGCGCCTTCTCGATCGCTTTCCCGAGCGCTTCTTCCAGTGACTCGGTCGTCGGCGGCTTGATGTGCCAGAGGTAGGCGTCCCAGGCGAAGGCGCGTTTGACGCCGTGCTGGCGCAGCCGCACGCCGACGTCGGTGTCCTCCCAGCCGTACAGGTCGAAGCTCTCGTCGAAGCAGCCGACGGCCCGCAGATCGTCGGTCGGCACCGAGACGTTGCACGTGACGAAGAAGGCGTTCGAGAAGTTGGCGGCGCTGGGCACCGGGCGGTCCGCCGCCGAAGGGACGTTGACGATCGGCCCCGAGACCGCCAGCGCGCCGCGTCCGTCGTGCGCCCGCGCGTGCGCGGCCAAGAACGTCGGCGGCAGCACGACGTCGTCGTCGACGAACACGACGTGATCGCCGCCGGCCTGCGCGATCCCCGCGTTGCGGGCCTTGCCGCGATTGGGTTCCGCGACGTACACGTAACGCGCGTCGTGCGCGCGCGCGACGGCGGGCGTCGCGTCGCTCGAGCCGTTGTCGGCGACGACGATCTCGAACGGCGGCGCCTCGACCTGCGCGCGCAGCGAGGCCAGCGCGCCGTCCAACAGCGGCGCCCGGTTGCGGGTCGCGATCACCACCGAGAGGTTCACGCGGCCTCGCCTTCGAGCAACGCCCGCGCCATCCGCTCGGCGGCACCGGCTTGGCCCGCGTAGAGGGCCCGCAGCTCGGCCCCGGTCTGCGCGCACCAGGCGGCGTCGTGCCAGCGCTCGGCCGCGGCGTGCGCGACCTGCGAGGGCAGCAGCGTCCCGATGATCTCGAGGTCGAGGGTACGCCCGGCGTCGATGTTCGGCTGCGCGAAGTGCGTGAAGC contains these protein-coding regions:
- a CDS encoding glycosyltransferase family 9 protein; translation: MRIVLSRTDRVGDLILSTPAIASVRRSFPDAHVTLVASRYNAVVVERSPDVDAVVDYPAEVRPEVFGARFHDVDLAVALAPRDVDHRLIAATRARRRVGYTYASRWAARASLRLRLSEVVLSQADPVRAERDPSRVVAHEVDQVLAVVVAAGATTLSRELVLPVTDADRAAVADLPPAPIIVQLGRRWTERGSTTASCLQLFRELRVLGRPLVATYGEDARELGAQVAAAGVADAVRGELPFHVWTAAFERAACVVTIDTGATHVASAVHVPTVVLFEHAWFRLASQEWSPYRVPNAVLRKPPDESDASLRASRAEIVAAVASLL
- a CDS encoding glycosyltransferase, which codes for MLTDRAQNDCALTIQLCTYNRAHLLGRVLEACFDQTLAPDQYEVVLVDDGSHDDTPAVIERAKALATCAFTAIRQPNGGLANARNTGIAAARGERIAFIDDDVLPTPVFAAEHLRSDAKHGDVVVRGAVINTESFDALPPPVWSLRNYSANWFWTSNVSVRRARLDAVGGRFDESFSEYGWEDIELGLRLRAIGTKAVFNRRAVAFHYKPRPKGTNVAGMLRQVRAQARTAVRLEQLHPSWRVALAIGDTTPQRLLGDALRRSPLVGRLERMVGTPDEDERLSTVRLAAARLLASAAYYDELARAKRA
- a CDS encoding glycosyltransferase family 9 protein, encoding MGSDRALLVAAGGGLGDTLLAGVVARALRARWPAVDAVVLPAHADLARRIPELDAVVPWGAKLAAGYDAAVVTWATLGTALLPWRARIAQRVGQARRLYSGLFTQRVVVRSELGDRTSHWTQILLDYARALGCDAADARPAFVPTAQDREVANALLRVHDVEGPFVILHPTRGLSAQRARWPVDGFVELTQALRARDDVRVLVTGTAQDAPIAEAIADRSGRGVTPVAGATTIGTFGALAERARAVLAMDSGPMHVAAAVGAPTVGIFALQSDEPDRWAPLGARVAVVRATYPCPSGHRKETCPDFACVRELDTRGILRALDGLLIPADH
- a CDS encoding glycosyltransferase family 9 protein gives rise to the protein MRVLVVRLDGIGDAAVCAPLVAGLRAAGHAVGMALTTRNAGLYAPGVLIAEHVLERIPWPAHGSTPASTARAKDEIAAMRYDVALIASEEPEAFALAAPIPRRIGFTTGWARPFKTLWVRARTTARVARSQRIGGEAAHEVEVLYRLGRGLVEPERPTTDAARLRSLFVATAPPRERGPVLLQAGPKWAAIGVPDEALRSAVMRLQPAGLLVVAAPGDAASAERALGVPVATFARLADWVAALDGARAVVTVDTGAAHVAGMLGTPVVDVFPDARFGDQVRRWWPWASSSRMLRASVVAGGTGAALVEAVQDGF
- a CDS encoding glycosyltransferase — protein: MNLSVVIATRNRAPLLDGALASLRAQVEAPPFEIVVADNGSSDATPAVARAHDARYVYVAEPNRGKARNAGIAQAGGDHVVFVDDDVVLPPTFLAAHARAHDGRGALAVSGPIVNVPSAADRPVPSAANFSNAFFVTCNVSVPTDDLRAVGCFDESFDLYGWEDTDVGVRLRQHGVKRAFAWDAYLWHIKPPTTESLEEALGKAIEKARMAARFVRKHPTGRVKLATGAYALNLLRARVFAPPFAQPLLAGLASTPHAPRVVQTLAREALLDNVYTNELRTHLRD